In Vicia villosa cultivar HV-30 ecotype Madison, WI unplaced genomic scaffold, Vvil1.0 ctg.000402F_1_1, whole genome shotgun sequence, the DNA window GGGAAAGCCGACATATACGTTTCAGAAGAAGCTTTCTCCTAAAGAAATGGATGAACATAGGGCTCAAAACTTGTGTTTTTTCTGTCATGACAAATTCTTTCCTGGACATGATTGTCCTCAGAGGAAGAAAATGCAAGTGTTCCTTATGGAGGTTGGGGAGGAAAACCAAGTGGAGTCAATTGAAGTTGATTCTGTTTCTGAGGAAGTGTCTAATGATCCTACTCAAGGTGTTGATCCCACTGTTTCACTTAATGCCATTCAGGGAGACTCTTCTCATCCTATGATGAGATTGATAGGATGGATGGGCAAAAAGAGAGTTCATGTACTCATAGATACAGGCAGCACTCATAATTTCATCAACCAGAAATTATGTAAAGAGGGGCTCAATATTCTACAACCCATGCATCCCTTGCGGATAACTGTAGCTGATGGTGGCCTTATACAAGGTGCGGGACGGTGTGAAGGCATCCGGTTAAAGCTTCAAGGGTATGATTTTCTCACTGATGCTATTGCAATACCATTGTCCAGTTGTGATATTATATTGGGCATGCAATGGTTACGGCAATGGGGAGTCATCCACTGGGATTTTACCAATATGGCTATGGAATTTTCTATGAATGGTATGCATGTGAAGTTGCAGGCTgttaaagaaattaaaagtagGATAGTCCCAGCTGCTAAATTGCATCAGTTAATGGTTGAAGATAGCTTCTGTTATATGCTACAGTTGCTACCTTGTTCCACAGAGACAATGTGCTGTTCAGTGACCACTGAGGAGCTAGAGGATCCGGTGATGAGGGTCCATAGAGAATCTGTTCTACATGAGTTCCAAGAGGTCTTTGATACACCTACTCAACTGCCACCCTTTAGGGGTATTCATGATCATCAAATTGTGCTAAAGGAGGGTTCTAACCCCGTTAGTTTAAGACCTTATAGATATCCACCAGCTCAGAAGGATGTCATTGATGGCATGGTTAAAGAGCTCTTGGATTTGGGAGTAATTCAACCAAGCTCTTCACCTTTTGCTTCTCCAGTTGTGTTAGTTAAAAAGAAAGACGGGAGTTGGCgaatgtgtgtggattataggcgGTTGAACGACATGACAGTGAAGGCTAAATTCCCAATTCCTTTGGTGGAGGATTTATTGGATGAATTAGGTGGGGCAGTGGTGTTTTCTAAATTGGATCTTAGGGCTGGATATCATCAAATAAGGATGAAAACGGAGGACGTACCAAAGACAGCATTTCAAACTCATGGGGGGCAGTATGAATATGTGGTGATGCCTTTCGGCTTGTCCAACGCACCAGCTACTTTTCAAGGAACAATGAACACTATTTTTTCTGGTTTATTGAGAAAATGTGTTCTTATTTTCTTTGATGACATACTAGTGTATAGCCCATCTTTGGAGGCACATGTGGCTCATCTTCGACACGTGTTTCAGATCCTCAAAGCTCACaccttctatgttaagagaagtAAGTGCGCATTCTTCACGACACGGATCGAATACTTGGGTCATTTCATTACACCTACGGGAGTTACTACTGACCCAATTAAAGTTCAAGCTGTGAGAGATTGGCCGGCGCCTCAAACAGTTAAGCAATTGAGGGGCTTTCTAGGATTGACGGGTTACTACAGGCGGTTCATTAAAGGTTACAGCATCATTGCTTCTCCTCTTACTGATTTACTCAAGCGGGATTCGTTCCATTGGACACAAGAGACACACAACGCCTTCACTACGTTGAAAGATGCTTTGAGTAATTCTCCGGTGTTGGCCATCCCTAATATGCAAAAGTCATTTGTGGTTGAAACAGATGCTTCGGGCACGGGAATTGGTGCTGTGCTAATGCAGGACAGGCACCCTGTGGCTTTTATTAGCAAGGTTTTGTCTCCTAAAAACAGGCTGTTGTCAGTTTATGACAGGGAATTATTAGCATTGATTCATGCAGTGTCTAAGTGGCACCAATATCTTTCCCTGAACACATTTACAATTCTTACTGACCAACATAGTTTGAAATACCTATTGGAGCAACGTTTATCTACTCCAGCCCAATATAGATGGGTCACTAAACTCATGGGTCTTTCTTATAAAATTTTGTATAAGAAGGGTAAGGATAATGTAGCTGCAGATGCCTTGTCGAGAGCTTCGCATGGGGAAGTTTTACAGTTGAACGTCTCTTCTATTTCTTCAGAGTTATGGGACTCTCTCCTTAAAAGCTATGAACAAGATTCAGCGTTGCATGACCTCAGGCTGCAGGTTCTCGCTAACCCAACCTTGCATCCCCATTTTTCTATTTTGGACAATTTATTGTATAGGAAACACAAGCTGGTCATTCCTAATGATGGACAAGTGCGATTGGTGATTCTACAATGGCTTCATTCTTCACACCAAGGAGGCCATTCGGGCATCAGGGCTTCTATAGCAAGGATCAAGAGCATGTTTTATTGGAAGGGCCTTGCCAAAGATGTCACAAAGTTCATTCAGCAATGTGAGACTTGCCTTAGATGCAAGTATGAACCTAGAGCTGTTGCTGGTTTACTTCAGCCCCTGCTAGTTCCAGAGGGAGTGTGGCAAAGTATAGCCATGGACTTCATTGAAAAGCTTCCTAAATCTCATGGTAAAGACACAATTTGGGTAGTTATTGATCGGCTGAGCAAATATGCCCATTTTATTCCTCTTGCTCACCCTTTTACTGCATCAAAATTGGCTGAAGTTTTCATTTCTGAAATTTACAAGTTACATGGTGCACCTGCCAACATTGTGAGTGACCGAGATCCCTTGTTTACAAGTAAATTTTGGGGTTCTTTCCTTGGTCAATTGGGCATTTCCCAGAGCTTAACAACAGCCTACCACCCTCAATCGGATGGTCAAAGTGAAGTCTTGAACCGCTGCTTAGAACATTACTTGAGGGCTATGACATGGCAGCGGCCTAAAGAATGGGTCAATTGGTTACCTTTGGCTGAGTGGTGGTACAATACCACTTATCATTCTGCTATTCAAGCTACCCCTTATGAGATCGTGTATGGTCAAGCACCTCCTCTGCATCTTCCTTATTGCCCTCAAAGTACCAAGGTGGATGCGGTAGATCGAAGTTTCGTTGTAAGGGAGGAAATGATCCAGAAATTACAAGGTAACTTGGTTCGGGCTCAAGCACGTATGAAGCGGCAGGCTGATAAACATCGCAGTGATCGGGATTTCAAGGAAGGAGATTGGGTTTTCCTAAAGTTACAGCCCTATAGACAATCTTCTGATCAATATCGTGCTTCCGAAAAGCTTTCTCCTCGGTTTTATGGTCCTTATCAGGTGCTACATAGAGTGGGAAAAGTTGCATACACCTTGATTCTCCCAGCTAATTCGCGGATCCATCCTACGTTCCATGTATCTCTCTTGAAACCGTGTCCTGATGCAAACATTCCCGTGGTTGCACTTCCTGAAGAGTGGGGAAGTTTGGATGATCCTAAGGAACCATTTAAGATTTTGAAGAGGCGCTCGATTCAGAGACATAATAGGGCAGTTACTGAGGTTTTGGTTCAGTGGAAAGGGGAGGCGATGGAAGAGGCTACTTGGGAGCTACTATACAAAATCAAGCTACAGTTTCCCTATTTTGATGTTACAGCTTTTCCTTGAGGACAAGGAAGATTTCAAGGGGAGGGATATGATGCATGTAGTAGTGTATACAACTGTTATTAGTTGTATTTGGTTGTTATAACTGCTTAGACAGTTATATATAGTTAGAAAATAACCATTCAATGTATGCTTTTGTTGAATAAATAAAACACTCTTTCCTTATCCCTACTTTctattctctctctctttctcaatATTCTCCCTCAATCCCCTATCATTATGTTTGCCACTGTCCATCTGATTGGAAAGGAAGTGCTGATTGTTCTCATCCAGCCACTTCAACAGGTTATCTCTTCCTTCCTTCTCACTAGTCAACAGGTAATCAGTTTTTAAACTCACACATTAAATTTTGTATTGCAGATTTTTACTCAAATTCAACTAATACTCAGGTGCCTAGAGTAAGTAGCAGAAGTGATACCAATGTGAGCAAGACAAACATTTTCCTTTCCTCAATTGATACCAATGTGAGTACTAAACTTTTTTCAGAGGGTTTTACTAGCACTAGAATATATTACTCAAGCAGTTATGAGCTCGGTTCCTGACTCTTGCGTATGGAGAAAATTCAGTTGGGAGGGGAGAATCCACCTTGTTCTCCGCCGGAGATTAGTCATCACTAAATGGTGATAAAAACTTTATGCCTATAATATCGTAACTTAAAAAAACGGTGCCTTGCACATAGTGTAGTATGATAGATATTAGAGCAGAAAATGAAGGGTTTAGTAATTGATACACAATGTGTCTGTCTACTTACATAAGCTTGTCTTGCCTCAAATGAGGCTCTTCCATAGTCTTTCTTTTAGCATTAGAAATAATCTTTGAACAATCAAATCTGGTTGAACTAATGGAAAACTACATGGTTCCTTTCATGCCGAATGAAAGCCATAAATGGCCACCCAAACGCCTCAATTGACATAAATGGTGTGTGTCACCCGAATCGATAAGTTCTGATACAAGAACTAATGCACCGGATCACCGGTGGCAAAAAATATTTCATCTATACAGACCTAAACCTCACATTACTATAGGTACAACTCTTAAACTACAAATACCAGTAACAAGATTGAAAATgccataattattatttatgatatAGTACTACAACATATTACCTAGATAACAAAACATATATCCTCAGCTACTTTCACAAAACTGACCCATTAGCAGCTTCATAGGAGTCCTTGCTTGCAGTCCAAGGCATTTGATATTCATTTACCATGCACTAGGTCTAGGAGTAGGTCCCTTCTCCACATAAGCAAAATTTCCCCTCCTTCCTCCTCCACCtcgatttcttcttcttcctcgattCATTGGATACTCATTCGTACCATGACGATATCCCGTGTTCTTAGACCATGACATATTGCTTTCTCTATTTTTGTTATAGTTATATCCATTGCCACCATTTCTTCCTTGTTGATACTTGTGACACAAGTCACCACCATATCCCTCTCTCCAATTCCATTCCTCCGAAACATTTCGACTATCAACCAAAGCAGCACATTGCTCCCACGAGTTTGTTTCATTATCTTGATGCTGCTTCAATTCCCATCCCGGGGAATCATACTTTGTTTCAAAAGGCTTTGTTTCTTCGTCTTCATCCCCCCATCCAGGCCCAGAAAAGGACTGATTCAATATAAAAGAATCCCCGAAAATCACAACCTCCTCGCCATTTTCTTCCACATTCGTGACCTCTGATTCTCTTTCCAAATCCAAATAAAGTTCACTATCAACGCTTGCATTCGAATCCACATCGTCGATATAAACATTAGGATCCGGCAACGGTATATCACAAGGAAATCCATTAATCTCAGCCCAAAACCTGTACTTTGCATTCTCAAACGCCTCTTTGACAGCAGAATCATCCCAGTTCATCACATTGTCATGCAGATATATATACCTCTTGTTCTCCACTAGCTTCCCCCATGGAACTGAACCAACCGAAGCACAGAACTTCTTTTCCCACAAAGGAACCGTTGGTATCTGAAAACGGTTATCCAACGGCGGTTTTCCGTTACAAGATGAGGATCGCCAATGACCCTCTTGACGATAACTATTCCCTTGTTGTTTTCTGCAATAAGCCATTTCAAGAAGCAAAAAAAGAATGACCCAGAAGTGCTTATTGAAAAAGTTTTATCGAAGAATGAACAGAAGCAGAATTGAAGAAAAAATCACGAAACTTTGGCaaaagggaaagaagaaaagCGGGGGTGTGAGAAGAAGTTGGTGATGATTTCTATCCAATTCtctcaagaagtagaagaagtataagaagaaaaaaagagtaaCACTTATTAAGAATTATAAttaagtttatttaattttttttattcaacttTATATGAAATAAGTAATCTACTTTTTTAAGTTAGATTGTCATTTCCTCATTATGTCATTATTAATGTAAAGATAGTTCTAAAACAATAGCATTAAATTTGCAGAGATTAACTTATAGTAGAATATCTGTAAAGTCAAAAATATTATTCAAACTTTTTTAAAgtcaaaaatattattaaatattttttttataaatatagtaaaaaaattatgtatattaAATTGTATTTCTATTTATATGGAGGGGCCAAGGCTAAAAGAGTAATAATTTGGTATACTATTTTTTATAatagatattttctattttattttactaaataactaatatagtttatctatataaattttttttcttttataacaataatattatatttgtaGAGATTGCTATTTCTTTATTTCaagttaaaaatattattaaagcttttatttttatttatagtaaAAAAGTTGTATAtgcatatttatattaaattaattttgttataTGGAAAGTCCAAggccaaaaaaaaaatttattcgattacttttttataaaagatattttctttttatatttattatataactaatatatttgatctatataataatttactttttataaaaacattGGAAGtcgttttatttttttgttttaatcagtatgattttttttaatttgatattcaaaattatttttttgttttagtctttattttttatttttttaaaattaatttatattagaaTTGATAAGTTGTAATTAATGGAtaagatatttgattttaatctttttaatattagtgaaaaaattattaaaatcaaatgtttaaaatattttaagataaattttattataaattaattttactgatattaaaataaaatatcgacaataaaaataaaataaaaaatatttgtgagaattaaaccagaagcaaaaatacaattttttaggaATTAAAAATTAAGTTAGCAAAACCAttacatatttgaaaaaaaaaattacatataccTTTACATTGTTACATTCAATcctacaaaatattaaaaaaaaaaaaacagatttaacacgttttattatttaaatatttaacttttttattttatttttcattttgacttttaaacatttttttagtAACCTTGAAATCAAACCCCGTGACATTTTAGATACTTAAAAGAAGAAAgtggtgataaaaaaaattaaaaatcaaatataaaaaatgttGACCGATAAATGGTGTCTTTTTTATAGCCGGTAGCTTTTAGCGGATAGCTGATAACTGTTAGTTTATAGTTGGTGACTGATAGTTGGTAAGCTAACATTAGTATTTAGTAAATTAACTGTTTTATTAGCGGATagatataaaatgacataaaaaattattttaaataattagggTAATAATAtcttgttaaaataataagaatataaATGGAAAAAAAAGTCACAAGTTAAAAGCTACAAACTTAAAAGCTACTTTTAATAGcttctgaaaaaaaaaactaaaagctaaTAAAAAAACTACAAATTAAAAGGTAAAATAGCATTATCAAACACAACTTCTTCATTAATGTGAGCTGAAGAACTAAAAGTTAATAACTCTTCTTTTAAGTATATATTTTAAGAGAAATgttaaccagtgccctcagggcaatggttaagattttaaaaatagtaaatttatctcggtaatgtgcgtatttaatgtctcgaaaattgaaatattaaattttgtataaaatattttctttttttgaaatacttaaccattgccctgaggacactggttagcaagacccatattttaaataagagataataagtggtaataaaaaaattaaaaatcaagtaTAAAAAAAGTTAGTAATTGTATAAGTTGTATAAGAAGTATAAGAAGAgatgataatatatatttttttaaataagagataatatattaaaaaaaagattgATACATAACAAGATGGAGAGATTAGGTTAAAACCCACTTAAAAGTATCTAAATCTATAAAAAGGCAAATCTAACTTACTTTTTACATAATCACTCCTAATGTAATAGGTAAAGAGTTAAAAAGAGTGAAGGTCGTAGGTGTGTGGCCTAAGGAAGCAAAAATTCACACAGCTATTTCCTTCTTTGCGTATATGAGAGATAACAAAAGACATGTTCAAAATAATTTTGATGCAATTAGACCACCTGCTACTGAATTGCCAAAGAACCAAATAATAACTAAGCAAAGAGAAAGATTTCACTCTAGTATGGAATCAGATTCCACCCAAAGATGATTCCAACATTTGTCTTTCACAATTTCAATGCTTCGAAGAATACCACAAAATTTCGATAACAGGGAGTTTTCTCAAGGATAAGGCTATACAAAAGTCAGAATGAAGAGCCCTAAATTATGCCTAAAATCCCTCAGTAGCCTGCAGAGCTGGGATTGGAAGAGTAAGCTTCATCCACATTACATTTAACCCAGTCAGGCGGTGGGGGATTCTACGGGGTTTCTTTGATAACCAGGGCTTTGGTTGGATGTATGTGAATATTGAAAGAGTTGAGAATCACAAAATCATACCAGTTATGCTTATAAGAATAAGTTGATTTGGTGCAGAACAATTTCACCTGACCCCAAGTAAGATTACAAACCAAAGAGAAGGAGGCACTTTGATCATTGAATCTATCGACATTACTAGCACTCCATATTGCATTGATAAGAAAAATACATGTTGCTTGGATAAGAAAAACACACCGGGGAAAGTTGGCTTTGTTACGTAGATTTCAAATGGAAGTAGGATCAATATGCACATTAATGTTCAAAAGTTTACAAAGCTAGTGCCAAAGCCTAGATGCAAAAGGACACCTAAAGAATAAATGATCAGTTCATTCTTGAAACTTTTTACAAATTGAGCACCTAGAGACCATGAGAATTCCTCTGTGTTGGAGTTCATCATCAGTAGGCAGTTTATAATTTAACAATCTCCAATCCAGTAAATAATGATAAGGAGGAATAAAAGAGTTCCAAATTGAAGCAACCCACACGGGATCCGGTTGATTGTGATGTTTGAACAGATAAGCTTCCTTTAGAGTCAATTTGACGTTATTTGAAGCTTTCCATTTCAAAGATTATGGTTAACAGATTGCGTCCTTATCTAAATTAGATAGTTGGACCCTTCTAGAGTATTTTTTCCTAGTAAAGGGACAACTAACAATGACATTATCCTCCAAAAAGATTGATGGTCTTGGGATAAGGAAAACAATAAAGATCAATACTTCTTTGTTGGGTAAGCTGATTTGGGGTCTCTAGTGAGATTGTGATTTCCTAAGGGTCCAAGTTTTGAAGCATAAGTACATTAGTGAAGACACATTCCTTAATATGAAAAAGAAACTTGGATCAGTTACTTGGAATGCAATTATGAAAGCTTTCTCTGCTCTTAAAGATGACTTTGAAGTTAGATTAGGGATGGGAACTCCTCTTTCTAATTTTCCAATTGGTCTAGGGTGGGGAAATTAGTGAAATAGGTTCGTTATATGGATATCCACGACTAGTGAATGGTGTTTACTGGGATGGGAATTGGAACTTCATGTCATTATATACTAATATTCCTTCGGGTGTTTGTGACCGCCTGAAAGCACTCTCCATTTGTTTGAATTCTCTGGTGCCTGATCGATTAACCTGCTCGGGATGGTTATAACTGGCTTAATAGAATTGAATTTTTCTAGTATACAGCAAACAAAAAGTTTTGGAATTTGGTGTGTCATATTCCTGCCTATGATAATGTAAAACTCTTCTTTTGGACGAATTTACATAAGTCTCTTCCTATGAGATCAATATTGTGTCATTGTGGTATGCTCCAAACATATCTTTATCCTAGATGCAATCAAGGCACTGAAACGACTATACACTGTCTGAGAGAATGTGAATTTGCCACTCACTTTTGGAAATATATTGGAGTCTAGGACCTACTATTCTTCCAAGGGGATAATTTATATGATTCGATTAGACATGACATCAATGATGGCTCTATCTTTTTGGCTGCTTGCTGGTGGTTGTGGCGTGCTAGGAACAAATTATGTCTTGCTAATGAAATGGCACCTTCATTTACTTTGAAATTGATCATGGTGAATAATGCTAATTTGTTAGCTAAATGTTTTCTCAAGCATATTTTGTCTCATCCAATGAGATTGATCACATGAAATGCACACAAAGATAGTAGGCAGCCAAGATAGTAATATGATTGTGAATATTGATGGCAGTAGCCTCGGTAATCCAAGCGTCTCaggttttgatgaattgattTAAAACTTTGATGGTGCTAAGGTTCACAATTTTGCGATTAATATTGATTATTCCAATATTCTTCACAATGAACTGATGGCGTTATATCATAGTTTGTGAAATTTTGTTCCTCAGGAGACAAATGTTGGACCAGATATCTGGGACAACTTGTCTAACTTGTTAaaccaattttaataaaataaaacaacaaccATGATTCAAAGTAAATACCGTAAAGAACACAAGAGAATTTGTAACCTAGTTCGATGCAACCTCACCTACATCTAGGGGTTTccaacccaagaaaggaaatCCACTCTTAATAGAATTAGTAAAAAATGTCTTAGATGGACAACCTCATGTTTAATGCCCATCTTCTTAACTCTACTCCTAGTGTATTTATATTTAGGACTCCCATAACTATGAGAACCCTCTTACTTTCTATTAAATCATTAACCTTAGTGATcaacaacaataatcagaatGATAACTATTGAATTACAACTTAACTAAATAAACCAACAATTATGCCTTATAATATGAATCTGGACGCTAGCGTGGTGTACAAATAACACAAACAAAGGACTCAAATAAAACCCTAGCACAAAGATCTTCAATCCTAGCGCACAAACTCTCAAGAGACATTTGAGTCTCCTTAAATATCAATACAATTATGGGCTTTTCTCCTTTGAATATGAGATGTGATCTCGTCCAGATTTGTAGAATATTTAGTTGGATTTTCTTTTTGATTAGTTTAACAAAAGCCTCCAACAAAATATATGATttgtttttaattcaaataattagATTTGATCTTTTTAATCCGCTAAAGAAATCTAATTCGTGCATTGTTGAAAGATAGCAACAAATCTGATTGAATTACAATCAGAAAATACACTCTGAACAACAACCATCATAGTCTGCTGACAAAGACCACATGTTGCTCACATGTTGGAACATCGTATACCACGTGTGTTCCTTCTTCGCCAAAACATCTTGAATACTCCATGTTGTTTTGCATAATACAACCAATCACATAGAAtaacaatctccctctttggTAAATTTTGGCAAAATCAACTCTTGTAAAACTTACAAGATGTGCATAGGTAAATATTCAGAAATTATCATAAGCTAAGCATCATAAGCCCAACAACACAAATCAGAGTAACACACATCAACAACAAAAGTCAGtatcacaattcaaaaatcaattgGTTTCTACACATCAGTTAGTCAGTCACACAATGATGCTCCCAATCACTCAAGTCATGCAGTCACACAATCACTCAATCATGCATGCACGCATAGTTAGTAGCCATACTCAAAATTCAGAAGATACTactaacacacacacacatagaGAAATCACGTAAAGTTGAGGGCCAGGTGCTCCAGCATGTGTGCACATAACTAAATAAAGTCAAAATATTTAGTACGAATCACACCTTTCTGGTAGTACTAAGCACAACATAATAAGCATACCAGCATATATCAGTAGAACTCATACACCACAAAGTCAATAGCCAATAGTCACACCACTCCATTACACACCATTACTCCTCCTTTTTGCCACAATTTGGCAAAGCTATTAGCATAGTCATCACAGTCGGTGAACATGTCACTTAGGAGTAGAAAATATTAGCAACCATGAGGACAGATGGTGAATAGAATTCCTGAACATCAAACATATTTATTGGCAATAAAGCCATTATAGATTCTAGATCAAGGAAACAAACATGGATCATATCATGTCCAAAAGGAATATACTAAAATATAAACACCTAGAACCATCAATCTTAAGACTTGTTGTCCAAACCAACCACCTGAATCAATGAAAGTAGTCCAGTCTTCATCATCATCTAAGTCAGACTCATGAGTTTGAACAAGTCTCTTCTTTAAAGACCTCGTATTTGTCACAAACTTATCATCAGTCTCAGATGCTCCAACAGAAGGTCCAACATTTTCTAGTTTGGTTTCATTTTTCTCCAAATTAGATGGAGCCTTAGCCTTCTTCCCATACTTTTCTTCCATCTTTTTGACCTCTTTAGCTTTAGAATTTCCATATGATTGACTCATTTTTTACAGGAATggaaaaaattgagagaaaggaCAGTGAACAAAATTCTGAGTCCAATAGAGAAAGAGAATAAAAGTATCATTGCTTGTAACGATGGACCAGCTaaaataagagtttgaaataggaATAATCAACCTCATTTCATATGAACCACATATCATGAGAGAGATACTTTCTTGTTCTTCTTGCATGCCTCCCTAGCGTTGACTACTATAAACTCTCACATATGCAAATACCAAGAGAACCCCttagtttttaaaattgattttcatCCAAAGCTTTAGCGAATAAGTTAGCCAACTATTTTTCAATTGCCATATGCTCAAGATTCATAACTTTATCTTCCATAAGTTCCTTGAAGAAATGATGACGAATGTAAATGTGCTTAGTTATACTATGGTGAATAGGATTCTTTGAAATATTAATTGCACCTAAGTTATCCCAGAACAATGTCATGGTATCTTGCCTAACAATGTACTTAttcaacatttgtttcatccagggCAATTGTGTGCAACTGCTCCCCGCAACAATGTATTCAACTTCAACAATAGACAACGAGACACAATTTTGCTTCTTGTTGAACCAATAGAATACATTGCTGCCAAGAAAGAAACATCTACCATATATGCTTTTTCTATCATCT includes these proteins:
- the LOC131627837 gene encoding uncharacterized protein LOC131627837 gives rise to the protein MAYCRKQQGNSYRQEGHWRSSSCNGKPPLDNRFQIPTVPLWEKKFCASVGSVPWGKLVENKRYIYLHDNVMNWDDSAVKEAFENAKYRFWAEINGFPCDIPLPDPNVYIDDVDSNASVDSELYLDLERESEVTNVEENGEEVVIFGDSFILNQSFSGPGWGDEDEETKPFETKYDSPGWELKQHQDNETNSWEQCAALVDSRNVSEEWNWREGYGGDLCHKYQQGRNGGNGYNYNKNRESNMSWSKNTGYRHGTNEYPMNRGRRRNRGGGGRRGNFAYVEKGPTPRPSAW